The genomic DNA GTCTTCAGTTCAGGAGTCAATGACCTGGTCTCCATGGTCGCTGAAGCTGTGCCGGGCGCCCCGCTGAAGCTGGTCCGCCTGGCCGAGCCCATCCAGGTGGAGCCCGAACTGCTGTCCCAGCTGGACGAGGCAGGCCTGCGGCCCGGCGCCCGGATCACCGCGGAAGAAGTGGGCGGGTATATCTCAGTCCGTGTGCCCGGCATTGAAGGGGCCCTGGAACTGCCTGCGGAGGTTGCGGCGCACGTCTTCGTGTCCCACGCCGGGTAACGGAATGGTCACTTTTGTGGCGTTTACCCTATAGTGAGTTCCTGACGTTGAAACACCATCGTTATCCGGTCCGTCCGCCGAGCCCTGCCAGCGGACCGGAGTACCAACCGTTCAGGCAGGGGCGGAGGACCCACTTTCCGGCAGCACAGCTGCCTTGGGGTGAAGCCTTCCGGACGCCGACAGCCGTGCACGCCCAGCCGCCTGCACGCCGCCGGACCGGAGGCCGAGTTTCTCTACTCGAATCCGACAGCTAACTTCGTAGGCGATCCAAGAGAGGGAATTACTTGTCGAAGCATGCTGCTTCGGGCCGGCGCCGTGCGTCTGCTCCTGTTACGCCTGCGCGTCAGCGCAACTCAACGTCCTCCGGCCGCCGGCGGGCTGAAACCAAGACCATCTCCGTTGGGGGAGCCGCCCAGAAGGTTGCCATTACCGCTGCCACGTCGGGCCTGATCCTCACCGCGGCCCTGCCGACGACGGCGGCTGCCGGGGACCCCGCAGTGCAGTCGGAACCGGTTGTAGCGACAAGTACGCCAGTACAGGCTGATCCGAATGCCAATGTCGGCTTCGCCAGGGCAGGTTTGAGCAGCGCCTTCGATCCGGACGCCAAGCTCGCCTCGGTTACGGTTGCTGCCGGCAGCACGGTGGTTCCCGCCGCGGCCAAGGGCACACTCTCCACTCCGCTGGACGTCGCCCTCATCGAAACCTCCGGGTTCGGACACCGCGTCAGCCCCATCACCGGTGAAGCCGGCGAAATGCATAATGGCCAGGACTTCGCTGCCACCTGCGGCACCGCCGTAAACGCCGCTGCCTCCGGCACGGTCGTTTTTGCCGGCTGGCACCCCTATGGCGGGGGCAACCGTGTGGTGATTGACCACGGCAACGGCGTAGAGACCACGTACAACCACCTGTCCAGCGCAGCAGTCACCGTGGGTACCGAAATCAAGCGCGGACACCTGGTGGGCGCAAGCGGAACCACTGGCGCTTCCACCGGCTGCCACCTGCATTTTGAGGTCGTAGTTAACGGCGAAGTGGTCGACCCGCGGGACTGGTTGTAACCGGACGAATATCGTTTCGTGATCGGAACGTGACATAGAGCAAATGTTGCTGTACGCTCGTCCTCGTGCCTGATTCGCCAACGATCGGGCACCTTCGAACAGATCGCCGAGCTCTGCCACTGTTTGAAGTCCGTTCGCAGAATCGCATGGCAGAGGCGGGGGAACCAATTTCGGGTTTCGAAAGAAACCCTTGGGGTTAAGTTGCAAAGGCCATTAGGCCGGGCAACCGGGTGACTCCCATCCGAATCCGACAGCTCACCTCGTAGGCATTGGGAGAGGCAAACTTGTGTCATCACACGCTCATGGCCGCCGTCGCGCTGCCACCGTACAGACCAACCCGATCACCGCGCTTTCCAAGGCAGTCAGCTCCAACGCCGGTACCGTAGGCCGCCAGGCCGCCGTCGTAGTAGCAGCATCCGGCCTCGTGCTGGCTGCAGGACTCCCTGCACAGGCTTCCTCCGTGAATACGGACCGCCAGGCTCTTGAGGCCACCACCCTGAACTTCGTGGACGGCAGCGTCACCGCTCCCGCCAACGCCCCCTTCGCTCTGCAGCTGGCCGCTACCGCCGGTTCCATCGATGGATCCGAGTACCGCGCACAGGTTGCA from Arthrobacter zhangbolii includes the following:
- a CDS encoding M23 family metallopeptidase, whose translation is MSKHAASGRRRASAPVTPARQRNSTSSGRRRAETKTISVGGAAQKVAITAATSGLILTAALPTTAAAGDPAVQSEPVVATSTPVQADPNANVGFARAGLSSAFDPDAKLASVTVAAGSTVVPAAAKGTLSTPLDVALIETSGFGHRVSPITGEAGEMHNGQDFAATCGTAVNAAASGTVVFAGWHPYGGGNRVVIDHGNGVETTYNHLSSAAVTVGTEIKRGHLVGASGTTGASTGCHLHFEVVVNGEVVDPRDWL